AATCTGATTGGTCAAGATCCAGACAGCGCTTAGCAACCCAGGGAGTTCTGACCAGCCCTTGTAAGGGCAGAAGGAGTGTTTGTGTTATGTCTCCCTGAGTTTTAATGGAGCTTTCTACGAAGGAGATTATATTTGATACTTTTATACTTCCTATAAAAACATGTAGTACATTAGGAGGAAGTCTTTTCTCTTGTTTTTTGTCAAAGCCTCTTATTTCTCTCActgctccctcactctctctctcccctgagctctctctcactctcactctctctctctcccctgagctctctctcactctcactctctctctcccctgagctctctctcactctcactctctctctcccctgagctctctctcactctcactctcactctcactctctctctctctctctctctctctctctctctctctctctctctctctctctctccctgagctctctctcacactctctctctctccctgagctctctctctctctctctcccctgagctctctctcactctctctctctctctctctctctctctctctctctctctctctcctgagctctctctcactctctccctttctctctctctcctgagctctctctctctctctctctcctgagctctctctctctctctctctctctctctctctctctctctctctcccctgagctctctctcacactctctctctctctctctctctctctctcccctgagctctcactctctctctctctctctctctctctctctctctctctctctctctctctctctctcctgagctctctctcactctctccctttctctctctctctctctctcccctgagctctctctctctctctctctcttgcacatGTAGGCCTACGCACCACAAGCAAGCAAAATGAGcaattcatatttatataaatgtTTTGTTACTTGCAAcaaagaagagggagaaagagtgagtgtgagagaggtcAGTGGGTTGTTACCGCCTCTCACTTGATTAGAAATGCGAGCGCTCATgccctctttctcacacacactctctcactctctctctctctctctctctctctctctccacttcagtCAGCAGGACAACAATAACAGTCACTAGAGAGGTAGAGTCTGACACACCGCTGCTGCTTTATCAGGCTGTGGAGCTCGCCTCACCTCNNNNNNNNNNNNNNNNNNNNNNNNNNNNNNNNNNNNNNNNNNNNNNNNNNNNNNNNNNNNNNNNNNNNNNNNNNNNNNNNNNNNNNNNNNNNNNNNNNNNtctctctctctctctctctatccccatctctctctctctctctctctccctccccatctctctctctctccccatctctctctctctctccatctctctctccctcccccatctctctctctctctccccatctctctcctctctctctctcctccccatctctctctctctccccatctctctctcctctctcatctctatctccctcccccactcctctctctcccatcgctatcctcgctccatctctctctctccaattctcctctcttcctctcccccatcttcgctctctctccccatattctctctctctctccccatctctctcgctattctccccatttctctctctctccctctccctctctctctcccattctctctgtccccatctctctctcttctcctctccccctctctctctctctctctctctctctctctccccattctctctctctctcccccatctctctctctctccacatcttctctctctctcccccatctctctctctctcccccatctcatctctcccccatctctctctctctctctctctctccccattctctctctctccccccatctctctctctccccatctctctctcacagacccaGTCCTAGAACAGAGAAGGTAAGCAGTGACACAGTAGCAGTGACACAGTATTGATTTGAATGGGAGTTGTTCATATGGCTCCTCATTGTGCAATGTGAATGTATGCATGGAGGTTCACTCTGctttcccttctgtctctctgtgtgtgtgtgtagtgtgaggCTGTGGACTCTGTCTCTGTGCGTGTTGAAGATAGATGTCCTTCACGCAGCtcaggtaagtgtgtgtgtgtttgacctgtCCAATCAGCCAGTTAGGTGTCAGTGAACCGTTGAAGTTTGGTTGAGGACGCTGGAGAGGTTCTTAAGAGGCAGCTGACCTGTCAATTATTAAACAGGACATTTACAACTATACCCTTttcctcaactctctctctgtctctctttctgtttctctccctctctcccactttctgtctctctctctcttccactttctgtctctctttctgtttctctccctctctcccactttctgtctctctctcccactttctgtctctctctcgctcccactttctctctctctcgctcccactttctgtctctctctcgctcccactttctgtctctctctctctcccactttctgtctctctctctctcccactttctgtctctctctctctcccactttctgtctctttctgtttctctccctctctcccactttctgtctctctctctctcccactttctgtctctctttctgtttctctccctctctcccactttctgtctctctctctcccaccttctgtctctctctcaatcccactttctctctctctcgctcccactttctgtctctctctcgctcccactttctgtctctctctcgctcccactttctgtctctctctcgctcccactttctgtctctctctctctcccactttctgtctctctcgctctctcccactttctgtctctttctctctttgtctttctctctcactctctccttcactctctctccctctctcgctctcttgaaATAGATTctatcacgtgtgtgtgtgtgtagtcccaagtgtgttacctgtctatacacacagacatgtagTCCCAGGTGTGTTACCTGCctgtacacacagacatgtagtcccaggtgtgttacctgtctatacacacagacatgtagTCCCTGTTGTGTTACCTgcctgtacacacagacacagacatgtaGTCCCAGCTGTGTTACCTGcctatacacacagacatgtagTCCCAGGTGTGTGACCTCTCTGTTCTATCATGGCCTGGTTTCACTTCCACAACCCAGGCGTgactacaaacaaacacacacacttaagttAGAACGCTCAACGTCAGTGTTCCGGAGGCTGGATTAGTGAGGAGAGTATATCTCAGGCTCCCTCTTTTTTACGGATCTGATAAAGATTTTCACATTGAATAAATATTTGGATCTGAGGGACAACTTGTCCTAGCTCTGTTTCCATTTGAGTGAAGTGGACGAGGaagtgtgtctctgtatgtgtgtgtctctatagTGGACATGAGATCGAGGGAGTAGACAGGAAATGAGATGTGTTCCAATGACATCAAGTACCCTATAAAACAGCAGCTAAAAGAGGAAGGGGTTGTGAAGAAGATGTTTAGGAGGTGTATTGATGCTGAGGACCAGTGATTCCCTCTCAGTTACTGATATAGGTTACACAGTGGCTCTTCTGGAGACTAGATTAATCTGCAGAGGGTGTGGATGTTTAGGGGACTGTAAAGGGAGAGGTTGGGGTGGGGGGGCTTGTAACACTTTTCCCATGTTGCTCTCTATCATTGGTCGGTTAGTTGGTTGTGCATCAGTGATGGAGGAGGACCATAGAGTAACAGACTCCACCCTCTCCCAGAGCATCTACCCAATCAAACCAGCTGCTGCCCTGATGAACAGCCTTTGCTTTAATGACTTTGCAGCTCTGGACGTGGCACAGAACAGCAGAGACTCCGAGAGAATTGAGGGTTTCCATAGAGACCGTCTTATTGACAGCTCCCTCGccaaaggggaggagagggagggcagggCTGAGTTCACAGACTCTCGGAGTGAAGGAACAGGACagcagacggagagagagatggaacacaCCACTCAGGAAGGATACGCGGGGCCTGACCCTCCTATAGATGGGGAAATGAGCCGATCCAAACCTGAGGAGcggctgagaggagaggaagaacagGACGAGgtggcagaggaggagaaggatagtGACGTGTGTTTTAAAGCTCTAGAGGAGATCTCAGTCTTGGCAGTGAAGGAGCAGCTCACACTGAAGGAGGTGCTGCAGGAGGAGGACCAGATTGAGGAGCTGTGCGAGGAGTATGTTCAGGAAGAAGACATGTTTGTTGTGGAGATTATCAGAGATGGAGCTGCGTCTCTCGATGGCCTGGCCAAACTCATCACAGTGGAGGTGAGTGGGAGAGAAACTGTCTGGGTAACCCTCCCTGGGACTGTTGTCCAGTgacacacactgttgctgattATCTGAACAAAGGGATTTTATTGTTCTGTGCATGATTGTGTGTTTGAGAAGTCTGACATAACCTGTCTTAATGCCAACTCATCACTTCTCTACGCAGCTAGAGCCTAATGGCATTATATAGCCATTTTGTTGGAAATTAGTGTTTCCCTAGGCAGTGTGTTGGAGTGAAATATGGCTACTCAGAGGAGTGGTCCATAAACCAGGTCTGGCTGTTACACTAAGAGAAACTTTTACACACAGATGTGAGTTTTCTGACCATCTGGctacccaaccccccccccccccctctctctcccatcctgttGTGAGGTAGTATATCAGAGTGAAGAGTGTTATGGATGAGGTGTCTTCCTGTGTGAGGAGACAGAGGGTAAGAGTCAGTCATTAGCACGCAGACAGTTTTAGGTTCTCCGAGTGGGGGTTGACGCTCATTTACTGCCTTTCTATACAATTAAAAACCGTTTTGGAGAACAATAAAAATGACCCcagccattatcaccttggctgctgtagGTTCATTCAAACATCCTATTAGCTATACCATTTTATTTGTatctttctttaactaggcaaatcagttaaaaacaaattcttatttataatgacggcctaggaacagtgggttaacttccttgttcaggggcagaaccacagatttgtaccttgtcagctgggggattcgatcttgcaacctttcggctactagtccaatgctctaaccaccaggatacctgccaccccattGTAATGTTGTACCCCTGCAATGGGGGGGGGAAATATGATCAGTTATTCACACTGACACGTAGCATTGATGAAAACGTATGACATTTTAATGTAGGCGTACAGGGAAGATGATCATATTGAAACAGTTCCTAACTTGTTTGATAAGATTAGTACGGATTCTGTCATGGAACCACTTAACTTCTCTCTGCTTGCTTCCTCCCTCTGGTTTTCCCCTGCCTCAGCAATGTCACCAATGTCTAGACACAGCGGGAGTCGCAGGACTGTGTCGCCACCAGCCTGTGTTGCGAGAGTGAACCGTTTGAATGTGCTGCTCAGAAGGAAAATCCAGGAGACGCAGGCAAACATAACGAACAATCCATTGTTCATGATTCCACTTGTTTGTTAAAAGAGTAAAGTTGCCCAACAAAAAAACAAGTAATGTTGCTTAAACTGAAGGAGAACTAACAGTCACTGACAACCAAAACCAGTGtggttttaggaggggttctgaaagggGGGTGTCCCCagaaagttgactagcaacaacaactggaacGTAACACACCTACCAGGAGCACCAACTACATTTACCCAAGATAAAAAAATTGAAACTTAATGACAGGAAACTAAAAAAAATGTTGCTAAGTGAAATCAGGAAAATCAGATAAAGGATTATTTGTCTAAAACTCAAACTAAGGCGCCAACTAAAGGTGTTAACCCTCcgcatctatcaagacaactggagcactgggccagcacaggtgtaacacatactgactaacgaggtgacaccactTGGTGCGTCtatgtgctaacgagctatatGTCCAACCTCAAAAAACATAcatggaaaaaccaaagcctgtaacatGGAGGTAGGTGCGATTAGGTCAATAATAGGCGTTCTGAGCTTTAATCAACGCTGTGAGTAATATTTCGATGTTGACCAGTAATAGATTTTCTTTGTGTacaaaatatacactgagtgtagaaaacattaggaacagctgctctttccatgacatagactgaccaggtgaatccagatgaaagctatgatcccttactgatgtcacttgttaaatccacttcaatcagtgtagatgaaggggaggaaacaggttagagaaagatgtttaagccttgagacaggtgttgtgtgcgtgtgccattcagagggtgaaccaGCAGGACAAAATATTTgcgtgtctttgaacggggtatggtagttggtgccaggagcaccagtttgtgtcaagaactgcaacgctgctgggtttttcacacctgtgtgtttcaagaatgctctaccacccaaaggacatccagccaacttaagtcaacatgggccagcatccctgtggaacgctttggacaccttgcagagtccccaagtaattgaggctgttctgagggcaaaagactcaatattaggaaggtgttcttaatgttttgttttgtGAATTTGACcaccttttctccccaatttcgtagtatccaattgttagtagttactatcttgtcttatcgctacaactcccatacgggctcaggagagacgaaggtcgaaagccacgtgtcctccgaaacacaacccaaccttctttaacacagcgcgcatccaacccggaagccagccgcaccaatgtgtcggaggaaacacctggagacctggttagtgcgcactgcgcccggcctgccacaggagttgctagtgtgcgatgagacaaggatatccctaccggtaTTCGAGTCAAAATTAAGAGGTTGACATAGGAGCAGTGTACGCTGACACCTAGTGGGGATACCTTGTCTGCTCTTTGTCGTATGCATACACAACACTGCCCccttgtgtgtgtactgtatgtatttgtatttattatggatccccattactctTCCTGgcgtccagcaaaattaaggcagtttatacaattttaaaacattacaatacattcacagatttcacaacacactgtgtgccctcaggcccctactccaccactaccacatatctacagtaataAATCCATGTgcatgtatagtgtgtatgttattgtgtgtatgcatgtgtctgtgccagtgtttgtgttgcttcacagtccccgctgttccataaggtgtatttgatgttattttaaattttattttactgCTTGAGTCAGTTACTTGAtgttgaatagagttccatgtagccatggctctatgtagttctgagcgcctcccatagtctgttctggacttggggactgtgaagagacctcttgtggcatgtcttgtggggtatgcatgggtgtccgagctgtgtgccagtagtttagacaaaCAGCTCGGtgcagtcaaatcaaattttaaattaaattaatttatatagcccttcttacatcaactgatatctcaaagtgctgtacagaaacccagcctaaaaccacaaacagcaagcaatgcaggtgtagaagcacagtggctaggaaaaactccctagaaaggccaaaacctaggaagaaacctagagaggaagcaggctatgaggggtggccagtcctcttctggctgtgccgggtggagattataacagaacatggccaagatgttcaaatgttcataaatgaccagcatggtcaaataataataatcacagtagttgtcgagggtgcagcaagtcagcacctcaggagtaaatgtaagttggcttttcatagccgatcattaggagtatctctactagaggtcgaccgattatgatttttcaacaccgataccgattattggaggaccaaaaaagccgataccgattaatcgaccgatttaaaaaataataataataataaaaaatatatatatatatatatatattttatttgtaataatgacaattacaacaatactgaatgaacacttattttaacttaatataatacatcaataaaatcaatttagcctcaagtaaataataaaacatgttcaatttggtttaaataatgcaaaaacaaagtgttggagaagaaagtaaaagtgcaatatgtgccatgtaagaaagctaacgtttaagttccttgctcagaatatgagaacatatgaaacctggtggttccttttaacatgagtcttcaatattcccaggtaagacgatttaggttgtagttattataggaattataggactatttccctctataccatttgtatttcattaacctttgactattggatgttcttataggcacttcagtattgccagtgaaacagtatagcttccgtccctctagttagcgcgcgctaactagctagccatttcacttcggttacaccagcctcatcttgggagttgataggtttgaagtcataaacagcgtaatgcttgacgcacaacgaagagctgctggcaaaacgcacgaaagtgctgtttgaatgaatgtttacgcgccttcttttgcctaccaccgctcagtcaaatacttgtatgctcagtcagattatatgcaacgcaggacacgctagataatatctagtaatatcatcaaccatgtgtagttaactagtgattatgattgatcgttttttataagataagtttaatgctagctagcaacttaccttggcttactgcattcgcgtaacaggcagactccttgtggagtgcaacaagagagaggcaggtcgttattgcgttggactagttaactgtaaggctgcaagattggatcccccgagctgacaaggtgaaaatctgtcgttctgcctggacaaggcagttaacccactgttcctaggccgtcattgaaaataagaatgtggtcttaactgacttgcctagttcaataaaggtatacatttttgttttgaaatgtaaaaatatatatatatcggtGTCCCAAATTACTAATAaataattggccattccgattaatcggtcgacctctaatctctaccgctcctgctgtctctagagagttgaaaacagcaggtctgggacaggtagcacgtccggtgaacaggtcagggttccatagccgcaggcagaacagttgaaactggagcagcagcacggccaggtggactggggacagcaaggagtcatcatgccaggtagtcctgaggcatggtcctagggctcaggtcctccgagagagagaaagaaagagagcatcagagagagcatacttacattcacacaggacactggataagacaggagaagtactccagtacaccaacatgtcaatacctctcacaaacacaagtagtgatgaagtcaatctctcctccactttcagccaggagagattgacatttatattattaatattagctctcagtgtacatccaagggccagccatgctgccctgtacTGAGCCAATTACAATTTTCCTAAGTcttttttttgtggcacctgaccacacgactgaacagtagtccaggtgcaacaaaactagggcctgtaggacctgccttgttgacagtgctgtcaagaaggtagaaactagagcctgtaggacctgccttgttgacagtgctgtcaaCAAGGTAGAGCAGCGCCTTatcatggacagacttctccccatcttagctactgttgtatcaatatgttttgaccatgacagtttacaatccagggttactccaagcagtttagtcacctcaacttgctcaacttccacattatttattacaagatttagttgagggttaaggtttagtgagtgttttagttttagaaataattagggctaacttattccttgccacccactctgaaactaactgcagctctttaagggttgcagtcatttcagtcgctgtagtagctgacgtgtatagtgttgagtcatccgcatacatagaaactctggctttactcagtcagtggcatgtcgttagtaaaaacagcccccacaatcattttatcatcattttctctcagccaatcatcaatcatttgtgtaagtgctgtgcttgttgggtgtccttccctataagcatgctgaaagtttgttgtcaatttgtttactgtaaaatagcattgtatcttgtcaaacacaattttccccagaagtttactaagggttggtaacagtctgattggtcggttatttgagccagtaaagcgGGCTttaggtagtggaatgacttttaggcttaaattgaagatgtggcaaataggagtggcaatatcatctgctattatcctcagtcattttccatccagattgtcagaccccggtggcttgtgattgttgatagacaacaatcattttttcacctctttCACACGGACTTTACGGAATtaaaaagtacaattcttgtatttcatagtttggtctgatatacttggatgtgtagcgtcagcgtttgttgctggcatgtcatccctaagtgtTCTTATCTTGCCAATTAAAAAGTAATTgaagtagtttgcaatatcagtgggctatgtggtgaatgagccatctgattcaatgaatgaagtagccgagttggcttttttccccaaaatttaatttaaggtgccccaatgcattttactatcattctttatataatgtatctttgtttcatagtgtagtttatttttatgtagtttagtcacatgatttcttaatttgcagtacgtttgccaatcagttgggctgccagacttaattgccaccttttgtctcatccctctcaactgtacaatttttcaattcctcatcaatccaaggggatttacaGCAATTTTATTAATGAatgcgtgcttattagtaactggaataagtcgTTTCATAAATGCttcaag
This genomic stretch from Oncorhynchus kisutch isolate 150728-3 linkage group LG7, Okis_V2, whole genome shotgun sequence harbors:
- the LOC116374705 gene encoding consortin isoform X1; this encodes MEEDHRVTDSTLSQSIYPIKPAAALMNSLCFNDFAALDVAQNSRDSERIEGFHRDRLIDSSLAKGEEREGRAEFTDSRSEGTGQQTEREMEHTTQEGYAGPDPPIDGEMSRSKPEERLRGEEEQDEVAEEEKDSDVCFKALEEISVLAVKEQLTLKEVLQEEDQIEELCEEYVQEEDMFVVEIIRDGAASLDGLAKLITVEMTPAPSLVSILKRRRSVCVENVCVAPSSVPHKHPAKRRVRFKVPDDGFDQDQVGGDSCLLLFLLCLVTVVISLGGTALYCALGNTHSTVCTDFSRNADFYLAQLHRGMDQLRHWLTPGF